In Borrelia parkeri, one DNA window encodes the following:
- a CDS encoding complement regulator-acquiring protein: protein MKNKIFIMSFITIFTLTTCNSDLELFPKTGIVGLRRFLASLEPESIKKAKNDLINTLSTKAYNIKPILDLHNNDTWIEDSTQFGLKGNGKAFDKIDNKMNNQKASDTINKPIRRKFYLSLEYDEILIRDFGAVLNQIAATTTHKNNAMLTTIINATITYSSNYFEIAFTLLINKEKQLQSLNFNALQFLKEEFDKLERIKQNWKQTVKNITNDYIKNKNNIKTDKTKIVTHIIRNYKLNFTTAFNKIDTINNNIAKILGELK, encoded by the coding sequence TTGAAAAATAAAATTTTTATAATGTCTTTTATAACAATTTTTACTCTAACTACCTGTAATTCAGATCTCGAGTTATTTCCAAAAACAGGAATAGTAGGTTTACGCAGATTTCTTGCTAGCTTAGAACCAGAATCAATAAAAAAAGCCAAAAATGATTTAATAAATACACTAAGCACAAAAGCTTACAATATTAAACCCATATTAGATTTACACAACAATGATACTTGGATCGAAGATAGTACTCAATTTGGACTTAAAGGAAATGGTAAGGCATTTGATAAGATTGACAATAAAATGAATAATCAAAAAGCAAGTGATACTATAAACAAGCCCATTAGAAGGAAATTTTATTTATCTTTGGAATATGATGAAATACTAATCAGAGATTTCGGAGCAGTTCTTAACCAAATAGCAGCAACTACGACTCATAAAAATAATGCTATGCTTACAACAATCATAAATGCGACAATAACATACTCTTCCAATTATTTTGAAATTGCATTCACACTACTCATTAATAAAGAAAAGCAACTTCAATCTTTAAATTTTAATGCTCTACAATTTCTTAAAGAAGAATTTGACAAACTTGAAAGGATAAAACAGAATTGGAAACAAACCGTCAAAAATATTACAAATGATTACATTAAAAATAAAAATAACATTAAAACTGACAAAACTAAAATAGTAACCCACATAATTCGTAACTATAAATTGAACTTTACAACCGCATTTAATAAAATTGATACAATAAATAATAATATTGCAAAAATCTTAGGCGAACTTAAATAA
- a CDS encoding complement regulator-acquiring protein: MKNKVFIMSFIIIFTLTACKSDLNEQRTKGFNYKTQKDCTQSIHKDGTSSIQQIQQKCKKEVNTKEKQILIDFLRKQVQNVTALIEKDKKNTQKNEPADQFGMKNGVFKIVIGNPSQKAYNDPESQSNRRQFYSSLNYNEVKIRKLGIILNQITSDDINRGQLHIDITNAGRAYSQFLFERVIDKIKDVQDKLDSLKFKDLKTIKTKFDEIAKLKLLWKNTADNIIKNYDDDADGIKTDSQKLIEYIREKYGNIFQKEIPKIGILVGDINKILLILN, encoded by the coding sequence TTGAAAAATAAAGTTTTTATAATGTCTTTTATAATAATTTTTACTCTAACCGCTTGCAAATCAGACCTTAATGAACAAAGAACAAAAGGATTTAATTATAAGACTCAAAAAGACTGTACACAGTCAATACATAAAGATGGTACATCATCAATACAACAGATACAACAAAAATGCAAAAAAGAAGTTAACACAAAAGAAAAACAGATCTTAATAGACTTTTTAAGAAAACAGGTTCAAAATGTCACTGCTTTAATAGAGAAAGATAAAAAAAATACTCAAAAGAACGAGCCTGCGGATCAATTTGGAATGAAAAATGGTGTATTTAAAATTGTCATAGGCAATCCCAGCCAGAAAGCCTACAATGATCCTGAAAGTCAAAGTAATAGAAGACAATTTTATTCATCTCTAAATTACAATGAAGTAAAAATTAGAAAGCTTGGGATCATCCTTAATCAAATAACATCTGATGATATCAACAGAGGACAATTACACATAGACATCACAAATGCAGGAAGAGCTTACTCTCAATTTTTATTTGAACGGGTAATCGATAAAATAAAAGATGTTCAAGATAAACTCGATTCTTTGAAGTTTAAAGATTTAAAAACAATTAAAACCAAATTTGATGAAATTGCAAAACTAAAGTTATTGTGGAAAAACACCGCAGATAATATCATCAAGAACTATGATGACGATGCAGATGGAATTAAAACTGATAGTCAAAAATTGATTGAATATATAAGAGAAAAATATGGCAATATATTTCAAAAGGAAATTCCTAAAATTGGCATATTAGTTGGTGATATTAACAAAATTTTACTAATTTTAAATTAG
- a CDS encoding BTA121 domain-containing protein surface lipoprotein produces the protein MNKKNAIDEYHTINFPINRTFKSVNDHNNFRFDELFSQFDLTDYQISVILYLKSVLTDSEFVVRDSDGVMVKTYDNHDFYKLLSTIFGALKTKMVVGNIAVTFNAKVAAEVAVAKVQKEVEKNALSERFVKINNDYREALKLACDDPKQAYTKLIDSHFTKLNMDADIKFKAIEYDSALIAKIFDKFNLTTEEKRAVYYLRDVIIDSKFIVFYYVGHEPKHSLKTYTSNDFHYLISKIIFVTNKFKMVTNNVMETLKAQDEALAAINMINDISEKDRLNANYLKIDNDYKEALKLAFYDPDKVCAELISMNYANKFEEIKIEARVRDKS, from the coding sequence ATGAATAAAAAAAACGCTATAGATGAGTATCATACTATTAATTTTCCAATAAATAGAACATTTAAGAGTGTGAATGATCATAATAATTTTAGATTTGATGAATTATTTTCTCAATTTGATTTAACTGATTACCAAATAAGTGTTATTTTGTATTTAAAAAGTGTATTAACTGATTCTGAGTTTGTTGTACGTGATTCAGATGGGGTGATGGTAAAAACGTATGATAATCATGATTTTTATAAGCTATTATCTACTATTTTTGGTGCTCTTAAAACCAAAATGGTTGTTGGAAACATTGCAGTTACTTTTAATGCAAAAGTAGCTGCTGAAGTAGCTGTTGCAAAGGTCCAAAAGGAAGTTGAAAAAAACGCATTAAGTGAACGATTTGTAAAGATTAATAATGATTATAGAGAAGCGTTAAAATTGGCATGTGATGATCCTAAGCAGGCATATACTAAGCTTATTGATAGTCACTTTACTAAATTGAATATGGATGCAGATATTAAGTTTAAGGCAATTGAGTATGATTCGGCGTTGATTGCCAAAATATTTGACAAATTTAATTTAACTACTGAGGAGAAAAGAGCCGTTTATTACTTGAGAGATGTAATAATTGATTCCAAGTTTATTGTATTTTATTATGTAGGTCATGAACCTAAACACAGTTTAAAAACATATACTAGCAATGATTTTCATTATCTGATATCTAAAATTATTTTTGTTACTAATAAATTCAAAATGGTTACTAATAATGTTATGGAAACTCTTAAAGCTCAGGACGAAGCTTTAGCAGCTATAAACATGATAAATGATATATCTGAGAAAGATAGATTAAATGCTAATTATTTGAAAATTGACAATGATTATAAAGAAGCGTTAAAACTTGCATTTTATGATCCTGATAAAGTGTGCGCTGAGCTTATTTCAATGAATTATGCAAATAAATTCGAAGAAATTAAGATCGAAGCGCGTGTCAGAGATAAATCTTAA
- a CDS encoding BTA121 domain-containing protein surface lipoprotein, with protein MKVYKIKLLLLLLLIGCGLFQNDFQFRYSFVEDIGEKNFDLTAEEKRAIDYFKDTLMNFKHFIPGIHKKYYKTYTSAEFYSLLSRFDKQGTKAVARSIVAVLKAQAEAKNAVSKIGDLIEREVFEQLELRQGWYKKVLKVTCNDPSLSYAELIERNLNVADVFEKIKISAEVASKIYDTFNLGLYEKRVIRYILVLSFVPGEDDESGVNVNPYTKYKLYELLVSSPFGAANLKKVVATMKNTIKNLYAAETFIDKVKDDVEKNNLKEQFNRQKDLYDQELKPVLKDPDKLFAKLTSDVFARLNHSVAGEFERLKREAQAKS; from the coding sequence ATGAAGGTATATAAGATTAAATTATTATTATTGTTGTTGTTAATTGGTTGTGGTTTGTTTCAAAATGACTTTCAATTTCGTTATTCATTTGTTGAAGATATTGGAGAAAAAAATTTTGATCTAACTGCTGAAGAGAAAAGAGCTATAGATTATTTTAAAGATACATTAATGAATTTTAAGCATTTTATACCTGGTATACATAAAAAGTATTATAAAACGTATACCAGTGCTGAGTTTTATAGTTTATTATCTAGATTTGATAAACAGGGTACTAAAGCAGTTGCTAGAAGCATTGTGGCAGTTTTAAAAGCACAGGCCGAAGCTAAGAATGCTGTCAGTAAGATAGGGGATTTAATTGAACGAGAGGTATTTGAGCAGCTTGAGTTAAGGCAGGGTTGGTATAAAAAGGTATTAAAAGTGACATGCAATGATCCTTCGTTGTCATATGCTGAGCTTATTGAACGTAATCTGAATGTAGCAGACGTATTTGAAAAAATTAAGATAAGTGCAGAGGTCGCCTCTAAAATATATGATACCTTTAATTTGGGTCTTTATGAAAAAAGAGTTATTCGGTATATTTTAGTTTTATCATTTGTTCCCGGTGAAGATGATGAGTCTGGAGTAAATGTGAATCCATATACTAAATATAAACTTTATGAGTTACTAGTGTCTTCTCCTTTTGGTGCTGCTAACCTTAAAAAGGTTGTAGCAACCATGAAAAATACTATTAAAAACTTATACGCAGCTGAGACATTTATTGATAAAGTAAAAGATGATGTTGAGAAAAATAATTTGAAAGAGCAGTTTAATCGTCAGAAGGATTTATATGATCAGGAGTTAAAACCCGTATTAAAAGATCCTGATAAATTATTTGCTAAGCTTACTAGTGATGTATTTGCTCGTTTAAATCATAGTGTTGCAGGCGAGTTTGAAAGACTTAAACGAGAAGCACAAGCAAAAAGTTAG
- a CDS encoding virulence associated lipoprotein has product MKNYFFTPLIFITFILIACDSSYNSDPKSVINDKKIKILIDNLTNKNDNIKHIFNIINIHKDNKWVEDSDQFNMQGKNQLFDVTTTDDNIKYKNNKLARREVYLAFEYHTNSIKEFGKIANKLAEGAIKASNTEIQYLKQVINQVRQYARNYFLVTFTLLMNKQNKLNSLSLSTLKKLTNKFKILENTKQEIKNAMNKIKDDFNNDHNKIKTGDIANLIKYLTIDNKYHEQFQKAAIKINYICEDIKSILDKR; this is encoded by the coding sequence TTGAAAAATTATTTTTTCACCCCATTAATTTTCATAACTTTTATTTTAATCGCTTGCGATTCAAGTTATAATTCAGATCCCAAATCAGTTATTAATGATAAAAAGATTAAGATTTTAATAGACAATTTAACAAACAAAAATGACAATATTAAGCATATATTCAACATAATAAATATACACAAAGATAATAAATGGGTAGAGGACAGTGATCAATTTAACATGCAAGGAAAGAACCAATTATTTGATGTTACTACCACTGATGATAACATAAAATATAAGAATAACAAACTTGCCAGAAGAGAAGTTTACTTAGCTTTTGAGTATCACACAAACTCCATTAAAGAATTTGGGAAAATTGCTAACAAATTAGCCGAAGGTGCTATTAAAGCCAGTAATACAGAAATTCAATACCTAAAACAGGTCATAAATCAAGTAAGACAATATGCTAGAAATTATTTTTTAGTTACATTTACACTACTAATGAATAAACAAAATAAGCTTAACTCTTTAAGTCTTTCTACATTAAAAAAACTTACAAACAAATTCAAGATACTTGAAAATACAAAACAAGAGATTAAAAATGCTATGAACAAAATCAAAGATGACTTCAATAATGATCATAATAAAATTAAAACTGGTGACATCGCTAACCTAATAAAATACCTAACCATCGATAATAAGTATCATGAACAATTTCAAAAGGCAGCTATTAAAATCAACTATATATGTGAAGACATCAAATCAATCTTAGATAAAAGATAA